CGCAACGACAAGGGCTCGACCATCGCGCTCGTCGGGCTCGATATGCCCGCGACCGTTCGAGCCGAGGCGCACGAGACGCTCGGGCCGGGCGCGAACGATGAGGCAGACGCCATCGTGCTCCACAGCGTGCCCCACGAACGGACAGCGAGCCTTCTGCGTGAATTGCACGCCGCGGTTGGTCTGGCCTGAGAGTGGCCCAAGGGTTCGTCAGGAAGTCTCGGGGCTCGCTTCGGCGCGCTCGCCCGACGCAAAGTCGTAGGTGCCCATCTGCTTGATGGGCGGTGAATAGATGTGCAGGGTGATGAGGTCGATGCCCTTGGCCTGCATGTTGGCGACCTGGTGGATGTCGTTGTCCTCGGCGGCGCACACCATGCCCGGCTCGAGCATCCGGCGGCCCGTCGGGCACACCATGCCACAAGCCGTGGGTTCGTAGCGGATCTCCGTGCCCCGGCCCTCGATGACCTTGAACGCGCAGCTCGAACCCTCATGGTCGTGGATGGGCGTGCAATCGCCGCTTCGCCAGCACAGTGCCAGCAGTTCGAACCAGCGCCCGCTGGCGATGGTGTTGCGCCGATACCCACGCGAACCGAACACGCAGGCCGGTGCGATGTCGTGCCGGGTAATGTCGACGGCTTCGAGCAGCCGCGCGAGCTCATTGAGATCGGCACGGCCATCCAGCGATGCCAGATAGCCCGCCAGATCGGCGAGCTTGGGCGGCACGGGGCATGTGGCTTCGGGCGTACTCATGGGTCAGACGCGTCAGTATACGGGGCTTATGCCACCGTGCGGTCCTCTGCGGCAAGCTCGGCCTTCAGTGCGTCGGCCAAGTATCCGTATTGTTCGGGGCTGTTGTAGAGCTGGGCCGAAACCCGGACGCAACGAAGCGGGCCCTGGGACGAGTTGTCGCCCGGGGGGTGGATGACGGGCACCTGTACGCGCCAATTGGCGATTAATGCGTCCTGGAGCGCGTCGGCATGCTTCGTCGGCCGCTGCGAAAGCCGCGACCATGCTTCCGAAGACAACGAGGGCAGCGAGACCATGGCGATGCACGCGGTCATCGACTCGGGAACGGGAGCCGAAGTCCCAAGTGCATCGCTCAGAAGTTGCTGGGCTTCAAGTGCGAGCGTGCGATTCCGCTTGCGAATCGTTCCCCACGCCGCATCCAGCGCGTCGGTCTCCCGGGACGTATCGAAGGGCTCGGCTGCGAAGCGCCTTGGCGGGTCCCCCTGCGCGATCCTTGCCATCACACGAAGCGCGGCGGGCACGGTCAACACGGCTGTGGGGTCGTTGGTTCCGACGTAGTCGAACTCGGTGTGCAGGTGCGGCCGTCCTTCGATGGGCTTGTTGGCCAGATTCGACAGGATCATCGGTCGGCATCGAGCTCGTTGCTCGGGATGCACCCAGAGCACGGCCGAACCCTTGGGCGAGCACACCCACTTGTGGAGGTTGGCCGCGTAGTAGCTGGGCGAGAGCGCGCCGACGTCTAGCTCGACGTGCCCGGGTGCATGGGCGCCATCGA
The sequence above is a segment of the Phycisphaerales bacterium genome. Coding sequences within it:
- a CDS encoding cysteine dioxygenase family protein produces the protein MSTPEATCPVPPKLADLAGYLASLDGRADLNELARLLEAVDITRHDIAPACVFGSRGYRRNTIASGRWFELLALCWRSGDCTPIHDHEGSSCAFKVIEGRGTEIRYEPTACGMVCPTGRRMLEPGMVCAAEDNDIHQVANMQAKGIDLITLHIYSPPIKQMGTYDFASGERAEASPETS
- a CDS encoding aminotransferase class V-fold PLP-dependent enzyme; this translates as MTHDDPRQSQESPPPPAPAARWWIHEPGVTFLNHGSFGGCPQAVLESQAAWRARLEGEAVRFFAEDLFGLIDWARADVARFLRCDGDGLVFVPNATTGVATAIHNLIASGQAAQGSEILVTDHEYPACLNNVRHMAKAAGLGVVMAALPFPDATEQGVIDAVLAAVTPQTRIALLSHITSASAMVMPIAELVEALESRGVRVVVDGAHAPGHVELDVGALSPSYYAANLHKWVCSPKGSAVLWVHPEQRARCRPMILSNLANKPIEGRPHLHTEFDYVGTNDPTAVLTVPAALRVMARIAQGDPPRRFAAEPFDTSRETDALDAAWGTIRKRNRTLALEAQQLLSDALGTSAPVPESMTACIAMVSLPSLSSEAWSRLSQRPTKHADALQDALIANWRVQVPVIHPPGDNSSQGPLRCVRVSAQLYNSPEQYGYLADALKAELAAEDRTVA